AAGTCCTTGAGGACGGACACCTGATCGCTCTTGAGGGTCTTGAcaaactcctcatcctcgaccAAGTCCCTGCTGCGATAGATGAACGACTCCAGTTCATTCAGGGCCTCTTCGCGCAAAATACGGTCACGGTCAGAGGCGTCGAAGGCAGACAGGCGGTTGATAATACGGGTGAGCTCAGCGTAAGAGGGAGCCGGAATGCCCTGCGAAGAAGTCTTGAAGCTAACAGGAATAACTCTAGCCTCGGCCTCGGGAGTTGCTTTCTTAGCCTCCGCGGTAGTAGTCGAGCTAGCGTCGGAAGCAGTGGATGTCGAGGCTTGGGCCTCTTCAGCTTCCAGAGTAATCGACTCACTCGGCTCTCCATCCTCGCCAAGAGGGGCCTGACCCTCCTTCTTGGAGCCCAAGCCAAAGAAACCCTTGACATCATCGACGATCCCCTTCTTCGCGCCCTCAACGTCACAGCTGACAGAGCCACCGACGACCTCTGGGAGTCCATTAACGGGGCTAAGGCGGACAGAGAACTTGGTAGTGATGTTGGCATCCGAGCAACCAAAGTCGCCCTTCAGCTTAGCGACAGAGGCAGTGAGATTCTGCGTCTCCACGCCCAGAACTGGAGACTCAGTAACTGCATCGCCAGAAGCGATGTGCTGAGAGAAACTGAATTCGAAGTCCTCTAAGTTCTTCAGCGTAACCTGCTTCTCAGGGCCAACTTGGGATGTCGAAGTGAACAGCTTCTGTTGTCTTTCCTTGCCATCGGCAGGCCACTTCAGCGAAACAGCGTGGGAAGCGGCGTCACTAGCACGAATGTCCTTGACACGGAAGCTAGGGCTGAGGGCAGCACCCTTGAAGGCCGCACCGAAAACCGCTGCCTCATCAGCGTTAACATTAGTTCTGAGTTTGTTGGGGACTCCACAGACGCGCTCCAGCTCCTTCTGGACAAACGGTGTACGGATAGCTCCACCATGCAAGATGACAGAATCAACATCAATCAACTGTAAGCCAGCAGCGGTCAAAGCCTGCTCCAGAGGTCCACCGACTCGCGCAATGTGTTGTGCGGCCAGCTCCTCGAACTTGGAACGAGTAATGCGGTACTTGAAGTTCAAGTCCTCCTCGTACAGACTTTCGAACGAGGCTCCGGTTTCCGTATTGGCACTTAGGACCTGGCGAATCTTTTCGGCGTCCTTCCACAGTCTCGCCATAGTCTTGCCGTGGCCCTCGACAGTCGCAGGGGTAACACGGCCCTTGAGGGATTTGTGCTCGACCAGATTCGCAACCATATCCTTGACAATTAGGTCGTTCAGGGCATCACCTCCAAGAGACTTATCCCAAGCCGAACCCAGAACCTGGACTTCCTGGACAGTCTTGTTGAATTTACCCACATCCTTCACGGAACGGCCCTGGAAACGCAGAATACTGGCCGTAGTAGAACCAGCACCCATATCATAGACAACGTGATACTCCGGCTTGTGGCCCTCCGAGATACTAGGGAACGTACGGCTCGTGGCGTAGTTCAGACCAACCGCGAGACCATCGGTAATGAATGAGTTCACGTTCAAACCAGCCAATTCAGCCGCCAACTCGAGACTTCTCTTCTCATCGGCGGTATAGAAAGCCGGATACGTGATAACGGCGTCTCTAATATCGGACCCTGTACCGGCAAGATTCTCGGCGTTACCCTTAATCTGCTTCAATTGCATAGCCAAGAGCTCCTCAACCAAGAACGCATCCTTCCGCTCCGCCTCACCGAGCCGGTTACTCCGCAGACCAACAGTGCCGCGCTCACCAGGAGCAGCTTCCACCCTCAAAGCGGGATACCGCTGCTGATACGTTTGAATCATCTCATCGTCGACGTTGAACGGAACACCTAATAAAGTCTTCAGATTCGCGTAGACATCGTCGGGATACCGCGCTGCCAGACCAAGCGCATCGCCACCGTAGAATCTCTCGGGAAACACTGCGTTATCTCTCGTGGGCTTGAATGCGACGGCGGCCGTCTCTTTGCGCTTCGAATCCTTGGTGAGGACGATTTCGAGTGGAATTCCGGGCTTCACTAATGCTGCTTTTAAATACTCGGTTCCGACATCGATACCAATCACCGCTGACCCGGCAGCGGCTGCTTGGGGGGGGAAACtgagaatgaagaggaggaatggGAGGATCACGACGGAGAGGAGGGGAGAGGATAGCGCATGTAACCGTTGTCGGCCTTGAAGAGGCATTGTCTATGTGTTATTCCAGCTGCAAATGTTAGACTCCCCATCGTCTTCTATACTGAATAACTAAATTGCGCATACCTCAAAGCTGTTAAAG
This Aspergillus chevalieri M1 DNA, chromosome 3, nearly complete sequence DNA region includes the following protein-coding sequences:
- the LHS1_1 gene encoding Hsp70 family protein (BUSCO:EOG09260JPV;~COG:O;~EggNog:ENOG410PFF0;~InterPro:IPR013126,IPR029048,IPR043129;~PFAM:PF00012;~SECRETED:SignalP(1-37)) translates to MPLQGRQRLHALSSPLLSVVILPFLLFILSFPPQAAAAGSAVIGIDVGTEYLKAALVKPGIPLEIVLTKDSKRKETAAVAFKPTRDNAVFPERFYGGDALGLAARYPDDVYANLKTLLGVPFNVDDEMIQTYQQRYPALRVEAAPGERGTVGLRSNRLGEAERKDAFLVEELLAMQLKQIKGNAENLAGTGSDIRDAVITYPAFYTADEKRSLELAAELAGLNVNSFITDGLAVGLNYATSRTFPSISEGHKPEYHVVYDMGAGSTTASILRFQGRSVKDVGKFNKTVQEVQVLGSAWDKSLGGDALNDLIVKDMVANLVEHKSLKGRVTPATVEGHGKTMARLWKDAEKIRQVLSANTETGASFESLYEEDLNFKYRITRSKFEELAAQHIARVGGPLEQALTAAGLQLIDVDSVILHGGAIRTPFVQKELERVCGVPNKLRTNVNADEAAVFGAAFKGAALSPSFRVKDIRASDAASHAVSLKWPADGKERQQKLFTSTSQVGPEKQVTLKNLEDFEFSFSQHIASGDAVTESPVLGVETQNLTASVAKLKGDFGCSDANITTKFSVRLSPVNGLPEVVGGSVSCDVEGAKKGIVDDVKGFFGLGSKKEGQAPLGEDGEPSESITLEAEEAQASTSTASDASSTTTAEAKKATPEAEARVIPVSFKTSSQGIPAPSYAELTRIINRLSAFDASDRDRILREEALNELESFIYRSRDLVEDEEFVKTLKSDQVSVLKDLVSAASEWLYGDGENAKTAEFQQRLKSLKDIVSPALKRKQESADRPVRVELLQEVLKNSQTIINVMEQQIKQDEDAYSSSASSSATEASSSTTFASESATPSIDPLEDLEQDSYASSSSTKTTSTTTTPKPTGPKYSLFQPTDLTSLSKVHESTSTWFEAKLAEQAKLTESDDPALTVVELDTRLKELERILTRVYAKLGTASGKNGQSTKKGNGKKSKDKEQKTEEKEPLPTHDEL